In a single window of the Elaeis guineensis isolate ETL-2024a chromosome 8, EG11, whole genome shotgun sequence genome:
- the LOC105050786 gene encoding calmodulin-binding protein 60 B isoform X1 — MQRPARHLERSGTMTREKRRLDPGEGAEPHPESKRPKVPALASVIVEALKVDSLQKLCSSLEPILRRVVSEEVERALAKLGPARLGGSIIQSDSPPIQDHSLLLEAGSSSTNVIHLQYTKVKSSPKRIEGPDGRNLQLHFRSSLSLPLFTGARVEGEQGAAIHVVLIDTNTGLVVTSGPESSAKLDVVVLEGDFNNEDDDNWTEEEFENYVVKEREGKRPLLTGDLQVTLKEGVGTLGELIFTDNSSWIRSRKFRLGLKIASGFCEGIRIREAKTEAFTVKDHRGELYKKHYPPALKDEVWRLEKIGKDGAFHKKLNKNGILTVEDFLRLVVRDPQRLRNILGSGMSNKMWDSLVEHAKTCLLSGKYYIYYDDETRNVGAIFNNIYEFSGLIAGGQFYSAECLADSQKVFADALVKKAYDNWMHVIEYDGEALLNFRQSKKTATRNEHPSASKNCPASYDQQACQQHMSTTVPGEHPAVDRGVVAGGNAASAGYNENQVNRYSAHPQHVDSSTHMQYESNSFAPQSQFNGSSQQMQITRNDSTGLALGPPQQATLGFQPLGQSILSANLNTYDDWSRQRDVQAVEDFNLSEEEIRMRSHEILENEEMQQLLRVFSMGGASTSVPEDGYGFPSYIPSPCPNFNFDEDRNRSSGRAVVGWLKIKAAMRWGIFIRKRAAQRRAQLVELED, encoded by the exons GTTAGTGAAGAAGTGGAACGTGCATTAGCAAAGCTGGGTCCTGCTAGGCTTGGGGGAAG CATCATTCAGTCAGACAGTCCACCAATACAGGATCATAGCCTGCTACTTGAGGCCGGTAGCAGTTCCACTAatgtgatacatttacagtacaCCAAAGTGAA ATCTTCACCCAAGCGTATAGAAGGGCCTGATGGAAGAAACCTGCAGCTACATTTTAGATCAAGTTTGTCTCTACCACTTTTTACGGGAGCAAGAGTTGAAGGAGAGCAGGGAGCCGCAATTCATGTGGTGTTGATTGACACAAATACTGGCCTTGTTGTAACATCAGGGCCTGAGTCATCAGCAAAACTGGATGTGGTTGTGCTTGAAGGTGATTTTAACAATGAAGATGATGATAACTGGACTGAAGAAGAATTTGAAAATTACGTAGTCAAAGAGCGTGAAGGAAAGAGACCACTTTTGACTGGTGACCTCCAGGTTACTTTGAAAGAAGGTGTGGGGACTCTTGGGGAGCTTATCTTTACAGATAATTCTAGCTGGATACGAAGTAGAAAATTCAGGCTTGGTCTGAAGATTGCATCAGGCTTCTGTGAAGGTATTCGTATTCGTGAGGCAAAAACAGAAGCTTTTACTGTTAAGGATCATCGAGGGGAAT TATACAAGAAACACTACCCACCTGCCCTAAAAGATGAGGTTTGGAGATTGGAAAAGATTGGAAAAGATGGGGCATTCcacaaaaaattaaataagaatGGAATCTTGACAGTCGAAGATTTTCTCCGGCTTGTTGTAAGGGATCCACAAAGATTGCGGAAT ATACTTGGAAGTGGCATGTCAAATAAGATGTGGGATAGCCTCGTGGAGCATGCTAAGACTTGTCTCTTGAGTGGAAAGTATTATATATACTATGATGATGAAACAAGGAATGTCGGTGCAATCTTCAATAACATTTATGAATTTAGTGGCCTGATAGCTGGAGGGCAGTTCTATTCAGCTGAATGTCTGGCTGACAGTCAGAAG GTCTTTGCAGATGCATTGGTTAAAAAGGCGTATGATAATTGGATGCACGTTATAGAATATGATGGCGAGGCCCTTTTGAACTTCAGGCAGAGCAAGAAAACTGCTACGCGAAATGAACATCCATCAGCTTCAAAAAACTGTCCTGCTTCATATGATCAGCAAGCTTGTCAGCAGCATATGTCAACTACAGTTCCAGGAGAGCATCCTGCAGTGGATAGAGGAGTGGTTGCTGGAG GAAATGCAGCATCTGCTGGGTACAATGAGAACCAAGTGAACAGATACTCTGCTCATCCCCAACATGTGGATTCAAGTACCCATATGCAGTATGAAAGCAATTCATTTGCCCCACAAAGTCAGTTCAATGGATCTTCTCAGCAAATGCAAATTACAAGAAATGATAGCACTGGGCTAGCACTGGGCCCACCTCAACAGGCAACCCTTGGATTTCAGCCATTGGGCCAGTCAATACTGTCAGCAAACCTGAATACTTATGATGACTGGTCTCGTCAACGGGATGTCCAGGCTGTCGAAGATTTTAATCTCTCGGAGGAAGAGATCCGCATGAGAAGCCATGAAATACTAGAGAATGAAGAAATGCAACAATTGCTTCGTGTTTTCAGCATGGGTGGGGCATCCACCAGTGTACCAGAAGATGGATATGGTTTTCCATCCTACATTCCTTCTCCTTGTCCGAACTTTAACTTCGATGAGGATCGTAATCGTTCATCTGGTAGAGCTGTTGTTGGGTGGCTTAAGATCAAAGCAGCTATGAGATGGGGCATCTTTATCAGGAAGAGAGCAGCTCAAAGGAGAGCTCAGCTTGTTGAGCTGGAAGATTAG
- the LOC105050786 gene encoding calmodulin-binding protein 60 B isoform X2, which translates to MTREKRRLDPGEGAEPHPESKRPKVPALASVIVEALKVDSLQKLCSSLEPILRRVVSEEVERALAKLGPARLGGSIIQSDSPPIQDHSLLLEAGSSSTNVIHLQYTKVKSSPKRIEGPDGRNLQLHFRSSLSLPLFTGARVEGEQGAAIHVVLIDTNTGLVVTSGPESSAKLDVVVLEGDFNNEDDDNWTEEEFENYVVKEREGKRPLLTGDLQVTLKEGVGTLGELIFTDNSSWIRSRKFRLGLKIASGFCEGIRIREAKTEAFTVKDHRGELYKKHYPPALKDEVWRLEKIGKDGAFHKKLNKNGILTVEDFLRLVVRDPQRLRNILGSGMSNKMWDSLVEHAKTCLLSGKYYIYYDDETRNVGAIFNNIYEFSGLIAGGQFYSAECLADSQKVFADALVKKAYDNWMHVIEYDGEALLNFRQSKKTATRNEHPSASKNCPASYDQQACQQHMSTTVPGEHPAVDRGVVAGGNAASAGYNENQVNRYSAHPQHVDSSTHMQYESNSFAPQSQFNGSSQQMQITRNDSTGLALGPPQQATLGFQPLGQSILSANLNTYDDWSRQRDVQAVEDFNLSEEEIRMRSHEILENEEMQQLLRVFSMGGASTSVPEDGYGFPSYIPSPCPNFNFDEDRNRSSGRAVVGWLKIKAAMRWGIFIRKRAAQRRAQLVELED; encoded by the exons GTTAGTGAAGAAGTGGAACGTGCATTAGCAAAGCTGGGTCCTGCTAGGCTTGGGGGAAG CATCATTCAGTCAGACAGTCCACCAATACAGGATCATAGCCTGCTACTTGAGGCCGGTAGCAGTTCCACTAatgtgatacatttacagtacaCCAAAGTGAA ATCTTCACCCAAGCGTATAGAAGGGCCTGATGGAAGAAACCTGCAGCTACATTTTAGATCAAGTTTGTCTCTACCACTTTTTACGGGAGCAAGAGTTGAAGGAGAGCAGGGAGCCGCAATTCATGTGGTGTTGATTGACACAAATACTGGCCTTGTTGTAACATCAGGGCCTGAGTCATCAGCAAAACTGGATGTGGTTGTGCTTGAAGGTGATTTTAACAATGAAGATGATGATAACTGGACTGAAGAAGAATTTGAAAATTACGTAGTCAAAGAGCGTGAAGGAAAGAGACCACTTTTGACTGGTGACCTCCAGGTTACTTTGAAAGAAGGTGTGGGGACTCTTGGGGAGCTTATCTTTACAGATAATTCTAGCTGGATACGAAGTAGAAAATTCAGGCTTGGTCTGAAGATTGCATCAGGCTTCTGTGAAGGTATTCGTATTCGTGAGGCAAAAACAGAAGCTTTTACTGTTAAGGATCATCGAGGGGAAT TATACAAGAAACACTACCCACCTGCCCTAAAAGATGAGGTTTGGAGATTGGAAAAGATTGGAAAAGATGGGGCATTCcacaaaaaattaaataagaatGGAATCTTGACAGTCGAAGATTTTCTCCGGCTTGTTGTAAGGGATCCACAAAGATTGCGGAAT ATACTTGGAAGTGGCATGTCAAATAAGATGTGGGATAGCCTCGTGGAGCATGCTAAGACTTGTCTCTTGAGTGGAAAGTATTATATATACTATGATGATGAAACAAGGAATGTCGGTGCAATCTTCAATAACATTTATGAATTTAGTGGCCTGATAGCTGGAGGGCAGTTCTATTCAGCTGAATGTCTGGCTGACAGTCAGAAG GTCTTTGCAGATGCATTGGTTAAAAAGGCGTATGATAATTGGATGCACGTTATAGAATATGATGGCGAGGCCCTTTTGAACTTCAGGCAGAGCAAGAAAACTGCTACGCGAAATGAACATCCATCAGCTTCAAAAAACTGTCCTGCTTCATATGATCAGCAAGCTTGTCAGCAGCATATGTCAACTACAGTTCCAGGAGAGCATCCTGCAGTGGATAGAGGAGTGGTTGCTGGAG GAAATGCAGCATCTGCTGGGTACAATGAGAACCAAGTGAACAGATACTCTGCTCATCCCCAACATGTGGATTCAAGTACCCATATGCAGTATGAAAGCAATTCATTTGCCCCACAAAGTCAGTTCAATGGATCTTCTCAGCAAATGCAAATTACAAGAAATGATAGCACTGGGCTAGCACTGGGCCCACCTCAACAGGCAACCCTTGGATTTCAGCCATTGGGCCAGTCAATACTGTCAGCAAACCTGAATACTTATGATGACTGGTCTCGTCAACGGGATGTCCAGGCTGTCGAAGATTTTAATCTCTCGGAGGAAGAGATCCGCATGAGAAGCCATGAAATACTAGAGAATGAAGAAATGCAACAATTGCTTCGTGTTTTCAGCATGGGTGGGGCATCCACCAGTGTACCAGAAGATGGATATGGTTTTCCATCCTACATTCCTTCTCCTTGTCCGAACTTTAACTTCGATGAGGATCGTAATCGTTCATCTGGTAGAGCTGTTGTTGGGTGGCTTAAGATCAAAGCAGCTATGAGATGGGGCATCTTTATCAGGAAGAGAGCAGCTCAAAGGAGAGCTCAGCTTGTTGAGCTGGAAGATTAG